In the Campylobacter showae genome, one interval contains:
- a CDS encoding outer membrane protein assembly factor BamD — protein sequence MKNLIKFLSAVFFVCLIGGCADKYTELYNLTPDQWYSEIIGDIKNRDLESADKHYTAMSSEHVASPLLEQMLLILAQAHANDEEYLMANFYLDEYLKRYGDSGPRSEFAQYLKIKANFDSFSQPNRNQKLMQDSIAEIEKFLYIYPNTQYRPLIETMLVKFKLAIYNLDVQIADLYERTGRDESAQIYKEKVQASPLNDANIVLPQLPWYRKMFE from the coding sequence ATGAAAAATTTGATCAAATTTTTATCTGCGGTATTTTTTGTTTGTTTAATCGGCGGTTGTGCCGACAAATACACGGAACTTTATAATCTAACGCCGGATCAGTGGTATTCCGAGATCATCGGCGATATCAAAAATCGCGACCTAGAAAGCGCCGACAAACACTACACGGCGATGTCTAGCGAGCACGTAGCTAGTCCGCTTTTGGAGCAAATGCTACTAATCCTAGCCCAAGCTCACGCCAACGACGAAGAGTACTTGATGGCGAATTTTTACCTAGACGAATACCTTAAAAGATACGGCGATAGCGGCCCTAGGAGCGAATTTGCGCAGTATCTAAAGATAAAGGCGAATTTTGATTCATTCTCGCAGCCCAATCGAAACCAAAAGCTAATGCAAGACAGCATCGCCGAGATAGAAAAATTTCTCTACATCTATCCAAACACCCAGTATCGCCCGCTGATAGAAACTATGCTGGTTAAATTTAAGCTCGCAATCTACAACCTAGACGTGCAGATAGCCGATCTGTATGAGCGCACTGGCAGGGATGAGTCGGCGCAAATTTATAAAGAAAAGGTGCAAGCATCGCCGCTAAACGACGCAAATATCGTGCTTCCGCAGCTTCCTTGGTATAGAAAAATGTTTGAATAG
- the fliW gene encoding flagellar assembly protein FliW has translation MVFQVKSPILGFEHIKSYELKELDQFFVKLQSKDDETSFTAINPYALRNYEFDIPTYYQELMDINDKSELRIYNIMVVSTPIETSTVNFIAPIVCNMTNMTLSQIVLDAWAYPMYKQAEKISDFIEK, from the coding sequence ATGGTTTTTCAAGTCAAAAGTCCGATTTTAGGCTTTGAGCATATCAAAAGTTACGAACTAAAAGAGCTAGATCAATTTTTCGTAAAGCTTCAAAGCAAGGACGATGAGACGTCTTTTACCGCGATAAACCCGTACGCCTTGAGAAATTACGAATTTGATATACCGACGTACTACCAGGAGCTGATGGACATAAACGACAAAAGCGAGCTAAGGATCTACAACATCATGGTCGTAAGCACCCCAATCGAGACCTCGACGGTAAATTTCATCGCTCCTATCGTTTGCAATATGACAAACATGACACTCTCTCAAATAGTGCTTGACGCGTGGGCATATCCGATGTATAAACAGGCCGAAAAAATTTCGGATTTTATAGAAAAATAA